In the genome of Opitutia bacterium KCR 482, one region contains:
- a CDS encoding transposase, with translation MKKNSLRLEYRDGRKSPYLVFYPDAGKIKSRSFTTQSEAKSFMFSLRSEYSLPEDMTIPSGVRLAVLKLNTECHKRGLSTEIVINDAIRRVELNSYNKVVLVQDCARNFMAHSQRINLRDKTLKEYDPLNVKGSGMRVEEVEKKGGKEDGSPTMPLMLFSFYRVIRSWRKGRDFFARLEYKQDGIPSCRGCGHKKVVFYDHYYRKAKVASIDGRICELLNRKHQTAKECKRNIRELKTMMKQMKYEATQEFERLAETISDWFAPIIRMWRFTKNNGITEGFHRKMKLIQRMAYGYKNFQNYRLRVLVLCGVFH, from the coding sequence ATGAAGAAAAATTCACTCAGACTGGAGTACCGCGACGGGCGCAAATCGCCTTATTTGGTGTTTTATCCCGACGCGGGCAAAATAAAATCAAGGTCGTTTACGACCCAAAGCGAAGCAAAATCTTTTATGTTTTCGCTTAGGAGCGAGTATTCGCTCCCAGAGGATATGACAATTCCAAGCGGCGTTCGTTTGGCCGTCTTAAAACTCAACACGGAATGCCACAAGCGCGGGCTGTCCACCGAGATTGTCATCAACGACGCCATCAGGCGCGTCGAGTTAAATTCATACAACAAGGTTGTATTGGTGCAAGACTGCGCGCGCAACTTTATGGCGCACAGTCAGCGCATAAATCTCCGCGATAAAACGCTCAAAGAATACGACCCTCTCAACGTCAAAGGTAGTGGGATGAGGGTAGAAGAAGTAGAAAAAAAGGGAGGCAAAGAGGACGGAAGTCCTACAATGCCTCTGATGTTGTTTAGTTTTTATAGAGTAATACGAAGTTGGCGAAAAGGTCGAGACTTTTTTGCGAGGTTGGAATACAAACAAGACGGTATACCGTCTTGTCGCGGTTGCGGGCATAAGAAGGTTGTATTTTACGACCATTATTACAGGAAGGCGAAAGTAGCGTCGATAGACGGGCGGATATGCGAACTACTGAACAGGAAACATCAAACGGCAAAGGAATGTAAGAGAAATATAAGAGAACTGAAAACAATGATGAAACAGATGAAATACGAAGCGACGCAAGAGTTTGAGAGGCTCGCAGAAACCATAAGCGACTGGTTTGCGCCGATAATCCGAATGTGGAGATTTACAAAAAACAACGGGATAACGGAAGGCTTCCACAGGAAAATGAAACTAATACAACGAATGGCTTACGGTTATAAAAACTTCCAAAATTACAGATTGAGGGTCTTGGTTCTATGCGGCGTCTTTCATTGA
- a CDS encoding ATP-binding protein, with protein MGTDILIAKSDSDGYLNCGHIFDEDRICALYAYKIIKANFLNRHPQCESNYMDMLVDLFQKIGVDLLASCHKYILEYEKRNFSSEKVKSLDVDYNDWRIFSWNHSHTIGISSSELFKILLPNITEMVLKNLNKNLDLENFDYMSEQVQLTKSFFELTETEAKLIVFFMVKSIWTPLEEMLGRLDGRGRAYLISALLDVEICEYTTLISSSSSLRKFGIINQKLKVSEDISDYIQGLTKEFIPNVITAEENAATFDISSFDVPALSKKIILELLKSEAPCKILLYGKAGSGKTEFAKTLITACGKEIAVPIFNKDNEDENKFNKCAMAEFISNKTGKVALIDECDNIISSNFGFLHRKNTDKGDINKRLDSMKGKSIWITNSIESIEESTLRRFTFSIEFDGLSKIQKINSLKTALNATTFSDKIDAEELFNRLDKYQLSTAGIALSVNSANTVVKDSSTEEFLDAAEAFAKAQSVLINGKSPKKFSRYKPDCHFDADIINMDTSYDTLMKILSNYSKKQEEGVVNCPLNMIFAGVPGSGKTELAKHIAQKLGKKIILKNMSDMQSMYVGETEKNIAKAFAQAEREKAILVIDEADSLFIDRLTASRNWEISQTNEMLAQMENFRGIFICSTNILENIDTAAMRRFQKKITFGYLGKDAREKLFKSYFFDTIKGLSEETICELEKLNNLTAGDFKNVFQQIQFADTVYDERDILELLKRETEFKRDRSTNSNNRIGFCV; from the coding sequence ATGGGCACAGACATTCTTATTGCGAAATCTGATTCGGACGGTTATCTTAACTGCGGACATATATTCGACGAAGACAGAATTTGCGCGCTCTACGCATACAAAATAATAAAGGCAAATTTCCTAAATAGGCATCCGCAATGTGAATCAAATTACATGGATATGCTGGTTGATTTGTTTCAAAAAATCGGAGTAGATTTGTTGGCGTCGTGCCATAAATACATACTTGAATATGAGAAACGTAATTTTTCGAGCGAAAAAGTCAAATCATTGGATGTCGATTATAATGATTGGCGCATTTTTAGTTGGAATCATTCGCATACAATCGGCATATCAAGCTCGGAATTATTCAAGATTCTACTCCCCAATATTACAGAGATGGTTCTGAAAAATTTAAACAAAAATTTGGACCTCGAAAATTTCGATTACATGTCGGAGCAAGTTCAACTAACAAAAAGTTTCTTCGAGTTAACCGAGACGGAGGCAAAACTCATAGTCTTTTTTATGGTGAAATCGATATGGACACCGTTGGAGGAAATGTTGGGCAGGTTAGACGGACGCGGAAGGGCATATCTCATATCGGCTTTGCTTGACGTTGAAATATGCGAGTATACAACATTGATTTCATCGTCGTCGTCTTTGAGAAAATTCGGCATTATAAATCAAAAGCTGAAAGTTTCGGAAGATATTTCGGATTACATACAAGGACTTACAAAAGAATTCATCCCCAATGTCATAACTGCGGAAGAAAACGCCGCCACGTTCGACATTTCGAGCTTTGACGTTCCGGCGCTCTCCAAGAAAATCATATTGGAATTGTTAAAATCCGAAGCACCATGCAAGATTTTATTATACGGCAAGGCGGGAAGCGGAAAAACCGAATTTGCAAAAACACTTATTACCGCCTGCGGAAAAGAAATTGCCGTTCCGATTTTCAATAAAGACAACGAGGACGAAAATAAATTCAACAAATGCGCGATGGCCGAGTTTATTTCAAACAAAACTGGAAAAGTTGCGCTTATCGACGAATGCGACAATATAATTTCGTCGAACTTCGGATTTTTACACCGCAAAAATACCGACAAAGGCGACATCAACAAAAGACTCGACTCGATGAAAGGAAAAAGCATTTGGATTACAAATTCCATTGAATCAATAGAAGAGTCTACTCTGCGCAGGTTTACGTTCAGCATAGAATTTGACGGCCTTTCAAAAATCCAAAAAATAAATTCGCTTAAAACCGCTCTGAATGCCACCACATTTTCCGACAAAATCGATGCGGAAGAATTATTCAACCGCCTTGATAAATATCAATTATCCACAGCGGGCATCGCTTTGTCTGTAAATTCGGCTAATACCGTCGTTAAAGATTCTTCGACCGAAGAGTTTTTAGATGCGGCCGAGGCTTTTGCAAAAGCTCAAAGCGTTTTAATAAACGGGAAGTCGCCGAAAAAATTTTCGCGATATAAGCCCGACTGCCATTTCGACGCCGACATAATCAACATGGACACTTCCTACGACACTTTGATGAAAATTTTGTCGAATTACAGCAAAAAGCAGGAAGAAGGCGTGGTAAATTGTCCGCTTAACATGATTTTTGCGGGCGTCCCCGGAAGCGGCAAGACGGAATTGGCTAAACATATTGCGCAAAAACTGGGCAAGAAAATAATCCTGAAAAACATGTCTGACATGCAGTCAATGTATGTCGGCGAGACTGAAAAAAACATAGCCAAAGCCTTTGCCCAAGCGGAACGGGAGAAGGCAATTCTTGTAATCGACGAAGCTGATTCGCTTTTTATAGACAGGTTGACCGCAAGCAGAAATTGGGAAATTTCGCAAACAAACGAAATGCTAGCGCAGATGGAAAATTTCAGAGGCATTTTTATTTGCTCCACAAACATTTTGGAGAACATCGACACCGCAGCAATGCGCAGATTCCAAAAGAAAATAACATTCGGATACCTCGGTAAAGATGCGAGAGAAAAGCTGTTCAAGAGCTATTTTTTTGATACTATAAAAGGATTGTCCGAGGAAACCATTTGCGAATTGGAGAAACTAAACAATCTGACGGCGGGAGATTTCAAAAATGTCTTTCAGCAAATTCAGTTTGCCGATACCGTCTACGACGAGCGCGACATTCTTGAACTTTTAAAGCGCGAGACCGAATTCAAAAGAGACCGTTCAACAAATAGCAACAATAGAATCGGATTTTGCGTTTAA